Within the Hermetia illucens chromosome 6, iHerIll2.2.curated.20191125, whole genome shotgun sequence genome, the region ATTCACAAAATATATTTGTAGATACAGATATCTTAAGATGATTTTGgttggtatttttttttcatttctctgGTTGAATTTTGGCGAACCAAGAGCGTATAGCGTATACGAAAATGAAACGTACATGAACTTACTTTGATGACGCCAATTGTTCGCTCAGACTTATCACTTGCTCGGTGAGAACGCTGATTTGTTCTTCATAGTTTATTCGAGTTGTTGCCTGTGAATGATAAATGTTAACGAATCTGCTACGAACTGAAGTTGAGTAATAAATGActaaatattgtaatatttatGAGTATTAGATTTTAATAAAGAAAGCACCAACACCAACCAACGATCACagggtataggtcccaggacgaaacgtggattgggacCCACGAtgtagcataaaacctgagaaaccaacaccaacagctctactaccaaaccctattttcacctccacgtggtgatcgcgagttgtttctttatgaaaaactgcagacggagaaggatgaaggcgagtctcctgcgcctaaaaacgggacaaaatgtgttaactggtcctccagattgggggttgggtagggctgacaaccctaccgatgttacgaagccacgaaaggagcctcggacaggatggattttacaacgacgaacccggcaacgacaacggattaacgatttgcgcattttctcatgcaacgtgcgctccctgtacaaaccgaatgctgctgagcagcagaGAGCagagataccctgtcccaatataaggctgatgtaacagcgttgcaagagatgtgatggacaaggaccggtttcctggagaagagccaccagcagccatccagtaaaccatgtgctcggtgtaggtttcttagtcagccaaaaaatgaaacctgctgttatcggctttgcaaatataagcgaaaggctaagGACTCTGCGTTTGCacggcaaatttagaaacgtcATAAATGTCCATAcccccacagaggagactgcagagtcggagaaggataccttctacgaggcagttgggcggaccctcgaagcctttcccatgtatgatatcaaaatcatacttggaaatttcaacagtcaagtagggacggatcccgtattcaggcgatatgtcggcttccataacttacataggaataccaatgataacggactgcggattattaagTTAGCagcatcgcacgaaatggttgttggaagtacctggtttgcgcggaaagcggtccacaaacatacgtgggcctctccagatgggaccactttcaaccaaattgaccacgtgttgattgaacgccaccatctctcagctttgatgaatgtcagaacatataggatggccaatataggctcggatcactatctcgttggcatggtgctccgagctcgaattaccacCTAAATCCCCTCTGCCAATCAGtagagagtgaatactgaagccacccacaacacagccctccgcgacacctacaagggggaaatggatgctgcaataaccccagtcaacagagatactggagatgaagcataaacaaatgatcttcacaatcacctgaagaacgttatcattgatgcacATTGATacacaaagatacttgaccccagccgcaaagaaAGTCGGaatgactggtttgacgatgaatgtaagctagcaacggaacggaagaatgccgcatatcgagtaatgttgtattctcaaagtacgcgggcacgcgcagagacttatcacgaactcggtcgagcggagaagcgacttcagagacggaaaaaggaagcctggagaaccaacaagtctgtgaactcgaaaagtacaagaagcaaccgcaccaggcgcgcaagttttaccaacaagtcagtaggatgaagccttatagacctcgatgctcatcctgccgagacaaagagggaaatctgatttccgacagaattggtatattggagcgatgggtactTTGAcgggctactgaacaaccagaacatcggcgagttcgaggtcccgaaaactgaagacgacggacaaatactgccactagcaagtataggagaaacagtccatgcaattcatcggcttaaaaatcataagtcgccaggatccgatggaattacagccgaactagttaaatatggaggcgaccagttacaccaagtggttcatcaacttatgcccaaagtatgggacagcgaatcaatgcctgacgactggtaacgagacattatctgtgtcatacataaaaagggagatatcacacagtggaggaattatagtggtatcactttgctgagtaacatctataagatattccccgctatcttgctaggccggatagccccatacgcccagaacatcattggcccataccgaagaggcttcacgatggaaaactgttggaatgtggacatcagttgcaccatctcttcatcgactttaaagccgcctatgatagcataggcagagtaaaactgtacagggtcatgagagaatccggtatcccgacgaaattgataaggctgacttgctgaccctgtccaatgtgcgaggccagataaaagcagcaggatcactttcaagatcattcgacatcaacaacggtctacgacaaggggatgtcctatcatgcgtcctctttaacctgcctcCGAGAAagagatccgtgatgctgaggtaattgggaggggtacgatcctctttaattccacccaactactggcctatggtgacgatgtcggcatcatgggaagaacgaccggaGATGTAcacactgccttcatccagatcgagcaggcggcgcgagattttgggcggcacgtcaatgaaagcaagacaatatatatggtggcaacgtcagcaccgaaaaccaaccaaccaacaacatcaaaccgcactggtcaaacgggaagaataaaaataggagactacaactttgagaccgttgctaATGtttcctacctagggtcgaaaatcacaaccgataacagctgcgatgatgaaatctgcgcacggttgttggcaaagcctatttcaacttacaaaaactgttccgctcgaaacgtctcaccatagattcAAAacacttactgtacaagacaatgatcttgtcagtccttatgtattcctcggagacttgggttcttagcaagaagaattgcgaactcttggccgcattcgagagatgaatcctcaaaagaatttttggccccctacatgagaatagacgattccgtagcctacataacgacgaaatctttgagcgataccatgaccgtcaggttgtggataaaatccggcttaataggttacggagggcgggtcacttaatccgtatgaatgaagatgatcctacccggaaagtttataagggaatATCTatagtggaaaaagaagacgaggcagacactgcctgaaatggagcgatggtgtaggtcaggacgccagacagcttttaggaatatcgaattggtggacctcggcgcaaaaccgggatctctggagttctttatttaggcaggcctagaccgaataccggttgttgcgcagttgatgatgatgaactaatacaaaattaacaaaaaatatctATTTCTACAGTGGTACAAAAATAGTTGAATTACCAAATCTTCATCTGCTATTCCTAAATTCCTTTGCGCTTCCTTAAGTTCTATGTCTTTCTCCTTCAGCTCCTTCATTAAGTTATCTAAGTTGTTTTGGAAATTCTCGCACTGCAAATAATTCGAATGAAATTATTCCAGATTCTACTTTTAAAGCTACCAGGAGAGCAGTGAATCTTACCTCCGTTAAATATGAAGTTAGTCTTGACTCAGCCATGCATTTTGCACGTAACAAATCTTCATACTTTTTACTAAAGTGATCATATAACATCTGCTCTTTTGGCAATTGCTCTTTATTAGATTCATTTTGCCTGAAAGACAtggaaaacaaacaaattacTCCTGTCCCCATAAAAGCGACTCCGCAACTTACATTTTACTATCACTATGATTCGAGCTACAAGGTCCATTATGTAATTTCTCCTTGCTCCTATCAAATGGTAACGCGTCACttattttcagaatttcatATTGTGTCCTCCAATGAAACACTTCTTTCTCTAGAAATGCAATTCGCTCTTCACTGGATGTGGAATTTGTATGCAATGGTGTATTGTCACTGCCGGATGCACTCAGTGCATCTTCGCTACCAATCTTTAGAAGTCAAAAGATTCAATATATTAAAAATCATTGGCAACGTCAAATAAACTTGGCTACATACCATACTATTCGCGTCGACTAACTTTGTTTCTAGTTCTGAATTTCTTGCTGCGAGAGTGTCGATTTCCCGTCGTAGTTTCCTTTCCAGTTCAGTGCCTTCATTTAATCGTTTCGCTAGCTGTGTTTCTAGTTCTTTTATACGATCACTTTGTAGTTGAATATCACGGCTTTTGTCATCAATCTGTAGAACGCCGATAAATTAATACGAAAAGTCTCCACAACATTTGAAAATAAAGTGCTTACCAGTGATGTCAGTTGGGCATTCTCCATTATCTTCTTCTGCAACTCTTCGGCAAGTATGGTTTCGGAATGATTAAGGGCATCGCCAACATTTTCATGTGTTCTCACTTTATTACTGACCTTCTGgtttttcgtcgatttttttactTCTTTCTCGAAGTCCTCTTGTAACGACGCTACACGTAACTCTAGTTGCTTATTTCTAAAGCTTAAACTATCAACTTCTTGCTCGGCCCGGCGTAGTGATGTTTCTCGTTGGCGTAAGACTTCGCGTAAACTGGAATTCTTGTTTTGTTCATCAATAACAGCTTTCTTTAGTACACTGGCTTGAGCTCTTAGCTGAAATGAAGAATTCAATAAATACATTGGTAGAAAATCTTCGCTTTTATGACTATAAATGACTAAATAGGAATTTTAATTGGTACCATGAAAAGTAGATTAGTATCTTTTCCGCGAAAAATATTACCAAAACATTTttcaataaagaaatgaacacACTGACGCATGAAATGCCACACTTGCGCTTTGAAGCAGACTATTGGCTAAGCACTCAGTAAAGTTATCATAGAGTCAAAAATCCAACTCTAGAAATAATCATTTAGTGTTAAGGTCTAGACCTCAATAATTAGAGAGGATTGGAATTCATGGAGAGTCATGCTAGCGAAACCTTAAGAACCTGACTACTAAAAACGGAGTATCATCGAAGTGTAGCGAGATCCCATTCCCCTAACACATTTCTAGTACCCGAACCAAAAATTTGCAAATCCGCAACCGCGAAAATCTCAAGGGACTGAAAAATTAAACCAGTCCATCGATAGAAAACAACCGTAGACTACATGCACAGCACAGGATGGTCGGCAAATCGAAACAGCTAAAATCTTGGACCTTAATAAGAGCAAAACGCTGATAGATCTAATAATTGGCCATTCCTCTTTGTGGAAGCATTTCCACACGTCGGATGTTCATAGTGAAGAAACAATATGTAGACTTTTCAGAGAGGAACTTCTCGTTTCATTCTACACTGGCCCGCACTTGAAGGTACATTACATGGGGAATACCAAACCTAGCGAACAGAATGGGATCATTTGGGTGAACCTAAGAGGCCTGTTCAAACAGTAATCATACAAAACATTCTACAAACAGAAGGAATTATATAATCTTCTAAATCCACATGTCCTTTTTCAGAATACTCGCCTTAATTGCTATAAACTTTCGTCATCGTTCCTGTcacttttgaaatataaattttaggcCGTCTTCAGTACAGTTCTTGTGTCACACCTTCACAGTTTTTACCACTACTAGTTTGTCTTGAATTCTCGCCCACTTAGAGGTATGCCCAGGAAACACCCAGAAACAAACTGTAGGATGGGTATAGTTTTGATGTCGTGTCTATCCAAAATATCGACTATAATATAAGCGACGTGGAGTCTCGCATTGTTATGTCTGCCGTGAATGTCTGATTTTGATAGACTTCATGTTGGTACAAAAAAAACTGGgaaccatttttgaaaatttaccccttaagttcatcctagaagtgctAGTTATAAGGAATAACATAGGGCAcaattttgggaagtttgacaaaaaatacaactattattaacaaagttataggaggtcagAATTATGTATTTTACATACGTCTTCATTATATAAAATGATCTCATTTGGACGGCGTAGtgcagtttggaaatacatatgtatatcaaggaaaaaTTTAGAATTGAGGTATATACGAATTGGAAAACGTGAATAtgaaatttcttacacaagatgaacacaaaacctttatactcgaagcgtccaacttcccgTATTGTTATAAGATTCTAGAGGTCCTACCTGAGGCATGCGGATCTACACATTTTACTTGATCTAAAGATGTTACCTGGTTTTGTGTCTTAAGGCCGTCATTCACGTTCAGTGAAACCACCATCCTCGTACCGGTAAGCCAAACAGTATCATTAGTTCAACCATAGACATTTTCCATATCTCAGTCCTAATTTACAGGCAGAAATGATCGTGGATGGCGTCCTTTAAGTAGCGCGCCCAATGGTTAACACACGACACGCCGGGCCATTTTTCTTTTGCAGCAATATTGGCACGACAAAATATTGCTGGCGCATTTGAGAGACATACATTCATATTGGCAACTAATGTTGTGCAGAGGTTAACTAATTTGATAGTTACTAATGACCAAACATTTAAGAATGTGTAATGAACTAATGGGAATTGCGAtagtcaaacgaccatcctgagtattACCTAAAGGGAAGAGCTATCGTAAAACCTCAAAGAATTTAGCTAAGTCGACCATTAGGgactgcccgcaaatactgaagctccatccaaCCGCTCTGTCGACGcatgcttgcatgcctctgtgctagccatgctcgggaatgtgggagtTTCTCCtacctactgccacttccgccttacGATCAAAATGCATACGGGTGCCAGACCTGtacgtcgaccaagttcttcgtttgtaatagaaTCAGGACAGCGTGTCCCGATGATACGTAGCAAACAGATGTTGACGAAGGCCTGatgcttttgagtaacaatgggtTCACTTCGCATGTACTActaccatatagcaacacagagaaAACACTTTCACAGAACAatatcaacttgatcttggtgttgaaataattacattcccaggttttatacaaagcagcgaaagcagatctagcgctaTAATGCGTCGAGcatcatccagttcggtgctaccGTATTCAatttgatcgacgctttcaatgctctgtccattattgcagatagggagaatacGATGACCTGTCAGACAGAGTagcttggttttattggtatttatcttcaggcatactctacttgcttctctttccgaATCCAGAGCGTTTTGGCCAAGGTGTATGACCCGgcgaaagagcaaacagatgtcatcaacgtagccgagatgtttgaggaaagttgtcatcgcccattgaattcctccatatcctccggacaaggcagcatgaagaacgtcaccgattataagaagaaataatatcggtaacaagatgcaatccaatgcaatgcaattttacctcggtgcagcatatGATATTTTGCGCTGTCATATGACGCTGCGATAACAACTATTAGCTTCTCCAGAATACCCCCTCTTCACGGTGTGGATagctttttcgaaattgatgaagtgcaggtgcagcgaagatctatgCTCCGCGAaccgttccaaaatgatccgcatggtgttgatgtggtcaatgtatgagaatccttcttccactctctgggaaaggtcgcggattcccaagatttccgtacgagtggaagtagcagatctgcagtaactgcaggtgcagtgataaataactgcGAGGAGACCGTCAGCCCAGcagttttactccgtttgagtacatTCATGGCTGAAATAATTTGTTTTctatttggaggaacagtccggaTCCGCATGGTATGGTAACCTCACCGGATGCGATACGGTTAAGGATCGTGATGAAGTATTCTTTCGGCCTGTATAGTTGCTCGTgatcgtgaatgagaagtcaATCGTTGATGAccttcacaggactatcgaaagatttgcgaccacatgcaagctcgtTCGTGATGCGATtggcacttctgaaatcattgcgttctgcggcatcttccgcttccctcacCAGCGCAACAGTAAATTTTCTCTTGTCATGGCGTAGACTACTCTTAACTTACCGGGATTTCGTTCGGTATGGAAATCCAAGCGCGTCATGTCTGCCATCACTCGCAACGGTTGATTGCCTTCAACgcctttcgttcatcgatccgattccacgattccgcagtcagccagattttatgacgccACTTTGGATGTGGCCAACAACCTATGTCGCACCGGTGAAAAGAGCATCTTTGATTGCAACCttatgctcatcgatattctcaagcgggTTAACCTGGACCAAAATCTAGCagcaagtctgtcagaaaccggctcccaggtcaagataGCGCGTCTTGCGGTACCAATCAAAAGTAATCTGACACTGGATTCACGTCTGCTTCCactaggctttccagagtataaaaccacattgccgcaagagggagagaagtattctccagagtcccaccatcttggccaaaaatgtccagtttatatcgcttgAATTTCCgcttaagttggagaaagtaagcattctgaggatcctccctatcgttgtcgaggagcgtgtgcacaGAACcaaagaaaccaatcatagtccattttcgatagctaaaggtcgttaccgtgaggtcagtcactatccgaggcgttgttgacgtttcggtaaccccacaaatttcta harbors:
- the LOC119660278 gene encoding myosin-15 yields the protein MESNNLDSKYQKLASEYSKLRAQASVLKKAVIDEQNKNSSLREVLRQRETSLRRAEQEVDSLSFRNKQLELRVASLQEDFEKEVKKSTKNQKVSNKVRTHENVGDALNHSETILAEELQKKIMENAQLTSLIDDKSRDIQLQSDRIKELETQLAKRLNEGTELERKLRREIDTLAARNSELETKLVDANSMIGSEDALSASGSDNTPLHTNSTSSEERIAFLEKEVFHWRTQYEILKISDALPFDRSKEKLHNGPCSSNHSDSKMQNESNKEQLPKEQMLYDHFSKKYEDLLRAKCMAESRLTSYLTECENFQNNLDNLMKELKEKDIELKEAQRNLGIADEDLATTRINYEEQISVLTEQVISLSEQLASSK